One genomic segment of Sminthopsis crassicaudata isolate SCR6 chromosome 2, ASM4859323v1, whole genome shotgun sequence includes these proteins:
- the LOC141557957 gene encoding chymase-like, whose translation MKCLLLLLLLTFLLAHETGADDIIGGKESRPHSRPYMAFLEMKLGNEWDYCGGFLIRSDFVMTAAHCVGDPITVILGAHNIRKPEETWQILKVRHQFRHPEYNAERLLNDIMLLKLEKKANMTTAVGTLPLPSTFNSVLPENECLAAGWGRTGPKPPGSDTLQEVELTLMNPSDCKDFGYFDVRSQLCVGNPNLRKAVFRGDSGGPLVCSGVAQGIVSRGNNNTKPPSVFTRIAYYNFWINQILKAN comes from the exons ATGAAgtgccttctcctcctcctcctgctgacTTTTCTTCTGGCTCATGAGACTGGAGCTG ATGACATCATTGGGGGGAAAGAATCAAGGCCCCATTCCCGTCCTTACATGGCTTTTCTGGAAATGAAACTTGGTAATGAATGGGACTACTGTGGTGGGTTCCTGATTCGCAGTGACTTTGTGATGACAGCAGCCCATTGTGTAGGAGA CCCCATCACAGTCATACTTGGAGCACATAACATCAGAAAGCCAGAAGAGACTTGGCAGATTCTTAAAGTCAGGCATCAATTTCGTCACCCGGAATATAATGCTGAAAGGCTTTTGAATGACATCATGTTACTAAAG ctggaaaagaaagcaaacatgACAACAGCAGTGGGGACTCTCCCACTGCCCTCAACATTCAATTCTGTCTTACCTGAGAACGAATGTCTAGCAGCTGGCTGGGGAAGGACAGGACCAAAGCCCCCAGGATCAGACACTTTACAGGAGGTGGAACTGACACTAATGAATCCCAGTGACTGCAAAGACTTTGGATATTTTGATGTGAGATCCCAATTGTGTGTAGGGAATCCCAACTTAAGGAAAGCAGTATTTAGG GGAGATTCTGGAGGACCCCTCGTTTGTTCTGGTGTGGCCCAAGGCATTGTCTCACGTGGAAACAATAATACAAAACCACCTTCTGTCTTCACACGAATTGCTTATTACAACTTCTGGATCAACCAAATCCTAAAAGCAAATTAG